One Ammospiza caudacuta isolate bAmmCau1 chromosome 27, bAmmCau1.pri, whole genome shotgun sequence genomic window, cgctgcaggatttgggaatgctgcaggtGTGGGCAATGCTGGAGGGTTTGGGAGcgctgcaggatttgggaatgcCGCAGGTGTGGGCAATGCTGGAGGGTTTGGGAGcgctgcaggatttgggaatgctgcaggtGTGGGCAATGCTGGAGGGTTTGGGAGcgctgcaggatttgggaatgctgcaggtGTGGGCAATGCTGGAGGGTTTGGGAGcgctgcaggatttgggaatgcCGCAGGTGTGGGCAATGCTGGAGGGTTCGGGAACGCCGCAGGTGTGCGCTGTCCCCGCAGATCCACGCGCTGATCACGGGCCCCTTCGACACCCCCTACGAGGGCGGCTtcttcctgttcctgttccGCTGCCCGCCCGACTACCCCATCCACCCGCCCCGCGTCAAGCTCATGACCACGGGCAACAACACCGTCAGGTTCAACCCCAACTTCTACCGCAACGGCAAGGTCTGCCTCAGCATCCTGGGGTAAGCGGCGCCTAGAGGGGTGCCTCGGTGTCCTGGGGTGAGCGGGGCTTAGGGTCTGCCTCAGCATCCTGGGGTGAGCGGCGCCTAGAGGGGTGCCTCGGTGTCCTGGGGTGAGCGGGGCTTAATGGGGTGCCCCAGCATCCTGAACCGGACAGAAGGACAGCACAGttgaggctgtgctggggaagtCTGGGTCCAGGGTcaggcccagctgtgctccccaggtctctgggctctgccagaggTGGGGACGGTGCTCTAGGTTAATTAGTGACTCGGTTAATTGTCGCAGCACGTGGACAGGCCCGGCCTGGAGCCCGGCCCAGAGCATCTCGTCGGTGCTGATCTCCATCCAGTCGCTGATGACCGAGAACCCGTACCACAACGAGCCCGGCTTCGAGCAGGTCAGactgggctggcactggcactggcaCTGGCTGGGATTGcaggctgggattgggattgggattgcaGCCTGGAACTGGGATTATAGCCTGGAACTGACTGGGATACGCGCTAGGACTGAGATTATAGCCTGGGATTGACTGGGGTACAGGCTGGGACTGACTGGGAACCCAGCCTCAAACTGGGACACGGgctgggattgactgggattGCAGGCTGGGACTGACTGGGAGCCCAGCCTGGAACTGGAATTACAGCGTGGAACCGGGATTACAACCTGGGACTGACTGGGGTTCCAGGCTGGGAATGACTGGGAACCCAGCCTAGAATTGGGATTATAGCCTGTAGCTGACTGGAATTCCAGCCTAAAACTAACTGGGATTACAAACTGAAGCTGGCTGGGATTCCAGCCTGGAACTGGGATTacaggcaggggctggctgggatTCCAGCCTGGAATTAACTGGGGTTATAGTCTGGAATTAACTGGGATTATAGCCTGGAATTAACTGGGATTATAGCCTGGAACTAACGGGGATCCCAGCCTGGAACAAACGGGGATCCCAGCCTGGAATTAACTGGGATTATAGCCTGGAATTAACAGGGATCCCAGCCTGGAACTAACGGGGATCCCAGCCTGGAACTAACGGGGATCCCAGCCTGGAACTGGGCCCTGCCCTGTCGTgaccctgtgtgtccccaggagcGGCACCCCGGGGACAGCAAGAACTACAACGAGTGCATCCGGCACGAGACCATCCGCGTGGCCGTGTGTGACATGCTGGAGGGAAAGTGCCCCTGCCCCGAGCCCCTGCGGTACGGACGGACACGGGGACGGACACGGggacggacacggggacagctCCAGGGGGACCAGGGCACGTCAGGATCCATTCCCAGCCGTCATTCCCGAATTCCCGGGAGCGGACCCTGCacagggaatgtgggaatgtgcAGGACGAGCTCTgcgggaggagggaggggagcgCAGCTGCCGTGGCCAGGTCCCCAGGCTCTGTCCCCTCGGGCCGTGGTGACCgtgtcccctgtgtgccctgtgtcccctgtgtgccctgtgtccccatgggcCGTGGTGACCgtgtcccctgtgtgccctgtgtcccctgtgtgccctgtgtccccatgggctgtggtgaccgtgtcccctgtgtccccatgggcCGTGGTGaccgtgtcccctgtgtcccctgtgtccaCATGGGCTGTGGTGaccgtgtcccctgtgtcccctgtgtgccctgtgtccctCGGGCCGTGGTGaccgtgtcccctgtgtcccctgtgtccctcgGGCCGTGGTGaccgtgtcccctgtgtcccctgtgtcccctgtgtccccaggggcGTGATGGAGAAATCCTTCATGGAGTACCTGGACTTCTACGAGGGCGTCTGCAAGGAgaggctgcacctgcagggcCAGACCATGCAGGTGAGGGGGACACACGGCTGGGGCCACatgtggggcacagctggggacacagctgggcacagctgggcgtggggctgagcctggacAGATGTGCAGCACCGGGGGAATTCAGGGATGGGATCCACGTTCTCCTGGGGGAGTTTCAGAACCTTGTCCAGGGGAATTCCAGGATCCTGTCCAGGGGGAATTCAGGCATCCTGTCCAGGGCAATTTCAGGATCTTGTCCTGGAGGAGTTCAAGCATCCTCTCCAGAGGGAGTTCCAGGATCCTTCCCAGTGGAATTTCAGGATGGGGATGTTCACCAGGGGGAATTCAAGGATCCTCTCGAAAGGGAATTTCAGGATCCTGTCCAGGGGGATTTCAGGATCCTGTCCAGGGGGAGTTCCAGGATCCTTCCCAGTGGAATTTCAGGACCCTCTCCCCCCAGGCTGGGATTTCCCGGTGGAATTCTCCCCATCCCTTCTCCCAGAGCCCCCCACCCCTCACTTCGCGATTTCCCCGCTCACTCCCGTCCGTTCCCCGCTCACTCCCGCTGTTCCCCGCTCACTCCCGCTGTTCCCCGCTCACTCCCGTTGTTTCCCCGCTCACTCCCGTCCGTTCCCCGCTCACTCCCGTTGTTCCCCGCTCACTCCCGTGGCTTCCCCGCTCACTCCCGTTGTTTCCCCGCTCACTCCCGCTGTTCCCCGCTTACTCCCGTTGTTTCCCCGCTCACTCCCGTTGTTTCCCCGCTCACTCCCGCTGTTCCCCGCTCACTCCCGTTGTTTCCCCGCTCACTCCCGTTGTTTCCCCGCTCACTCCCGCTGTTCCCCGCTTACTCCCGTTGTTTCCCCGCTCACTCCCGTTGTTTCCCCGCTCACTCCCGCTGTTCCCCGCTCACTCCCGTGGCTTCCCCGCTCACTCCCGTCCGTTCCCCGCTCACTCCCGTTGTTTCCCCGCTCACTCCCGTTGTTTCCCCGCTCACTCCCGTTGTTTCCCCGCTCACTCCCGTTGTTTCCCCGCTCACTCCCGTTGTTCCCCGCTCACTCCCGTGGCTTCCCCGCTCACTCCCGTCCGTTCCCCCCTCACTCCCGTTGTTTCCCCGCTCACTCCCGTTGTTCCCCGCTCACTCCCGTTGTTCCCCGCTCACTCCCGTTGTTTCCCCACTCACTCCCGTCCGTTCCCCGCTCACTCCCGTTGTTTCCCCGCTCACTCCCGTTGTTCCCCGCTCACTCCCGTTGTTTCCCCGCTCACTCCCGCTGTTCCCCGCCGCAGGACCCGTTCGGGGAGAAGCGCGGGCACTTCGATTACCAGGCGCTGCTGGGGCGGCTGCAGGCGCTGCGGGCGCGGCTGCAggagcggcagcagcagcaggacagcgCCGACATGGACTCGGAGAGCAGCTCCTCGGAGGCCGAGCCCGAGCCCCCGGGCTGCCCCCGCGCCtagcgcggcccggcccggcccgggacTGCGGCacagccgggccggggcgggagAGCCGCGcccgcgcctcctcctcctcctcctcctcctcctcatccccgCCTTCATCCCCGCCTCCATCCGCCCCGAGGAGAATCCCCAAAACAGAGACAGAGCCCAGCTCGGGACAGGCTCCTCTCGGACAAAGGTACTTCCTGGCATGTGGCATCaggttgtttttggggttttttggacaACACCTGCACTGGTTGgggtttattatttcttttttgttttgttttttttttttttttttttgttttggtttggttttttgttttgttttttttttttttttttttcccaggtttatttttattttttttttcctccgtTCGATTAAAGAATGAGCTCTAGACTGCAAATCCTTGAGAGCTTTTGTGCtccggggcagggagggagcgcTGGGacggccccgggcggggctggggagagctggggccTCCCTGGTGTCTCTCTTCTAGGCAGACCAAAGATAGAGGAATTCTCCCTGCTGGAATCTGgggctccctccccagagctctgctccagccctggggccctTTGGAGACTTCATGGGAACTGCAGGAATCCGTGGATTTGTGCGCCCCGGAGGTTTGGGCGAAGGGAGGATGAGATCAGGTCGTTGTTTCTGTGGTACCGAATTCAGCCTTTTTTGGGAGGGGTTctctcctgctggagctgtgctggaattCTCTGCTTTCCCCCTCGGGTCGGTGTCACCCgcagtgtcccctcctgtcccctccctgcctgcgCCGCCCCAACCCAGGGGGACAAttccagctgggctctgggacagacagactCACTCCTCTGCCAAACCTTGTGAAATCCTGTGGTTTTGGGGCCGCCGAGAGCCCGTTTTTGGGAGATGTGTGCTGTGGGTGGCACGgggaggtggcagtggcagtgccaccctTCCCCAGCCCGGCCTGGAGGTGACAATTGCcactggagcaggagctcaAGGCTTCACTTTTCATTGTAGGGACACGAAATTGCACAAAATCCCGCCCAAAATCCTGCCCAAAATCCACCAAATCCTGCCCAAAATCCACCAAATCCTGCCCAAAATCCTGCCCTGGCCCATCCCCTCCACACCAGTTGGGCCCAGTTTGgatcctgctggtgctgggagaAGTTCCCAGCCTGGATCCTCATCccgaggggcagcaggagcccaaatcccccaaatcccctgggaGGATTCGggattgcagcagcagcaggaaggtgggaaatggggaattttcctggttggaaatggggaattttcctggttggaaatggggaattttcctggctggaaatgggggattttcctggctggaaatgggggattttctggtggaaaatggggaattttctGGTTGGAAACAGGGAGTTTTCCTGGTGGGAAATGAGGAATTTTCCTGGTTGGAAATGGGGAATGTCCCTGGTGGGGAAATGGGAGTTTCCCTGGTTGGAAATTTCCctggtgggaaatggggatttcCGTGGTGGGAAATGAGGAATTCTCTTGGTTGGAAATGTGGATTTCCCTGGTAGGAAACTGGGAATTTTCCAGGtagaaaatggggaattttcctggtttaaaatgGGAATCTTcctgctgggaaatggggaatttccATGGTGGGAAATGAGGAATTTTCCTGGTTGTAAATGGGGAATTTTCcaggtgggaaatgggaattttcctgATGAGAAACGGGAATTTCCAGGTGGGAATTTTCCCtggtgggaaatgggaattttcctggtaggaaatggggattttcctgctgggaaatggggaacTTCCCTCgttggaaatgggaaatttcCCCGGTGGGAAATGAGGGAATTTCCGTGTTGGGAAATGAGAATTTCCTTGGTAGAAAATGGGGAATTTCCCTGGttggaaatggggaattttcCAGGTGTGAAATGAggaatttctgtgcttttcccaACACCTGGGGAATTgtttcccctctcttttcccaatccggggctggtttgggtttaACCCTCGAGGGGAGGCTGAGCTGCCACCCCCGGGGAGGGGACGGGACGGTGccacctcctcctgtcccctctgtcccctgggcGGGGCTGGggagcttttccagcctttccagCATTCCCAGCGCTGGGAATTCCGTGTCCCAGCCtgtggggtgtccccagccctcgCTGGACCTTTGGGCAAATGGAATTGCAGGGGCTGGAACGGAGCTGGAACCAGCGCTGCACACGAGGCCCTGGCAGATCCCTGCTGGTTTCTGTTGTACAGAAGAATTCCAATTATTCCAATTATTCccgtgattttttttttttttttggtttggggttttggttttttttgggggggatggGGGTCGGgtttctggttgtttttttttttttttttttttttttttttttgggggggggggggggttggggtttttttctctgtgcaataaagttttgttttggCAGAACGGAGCCCGTGCTGTTCCTCAGCGGGAATTCTCATGGAATCGCCCCAGGGCAGCATTCCCGGTTCTCCCAGTgccaaaatcccatttcccgCTGCTGCAAACCCCCCTGAGCCTCCGCCCTCAGCTCCTTTCCCTCGTTTTCCCCAATCCGGGGCATTTCCACCCAGAGCAGGCAGCGACTCCAGCAGGGTCCGTCCCGCACAACTTCCCACGCTCAGCGATTTTTGTACAAAGATTTTATTGCTCCCAGTCCTGCTGTCCCGGGGACCCAGGGAGGGATCCCGGGGGGGATCCCGAGGATCCGGGAGGGATTCCCGGGGATCCCAGGGGGGATTCAAGGGGAGATTCCCAAAGATTCCAGGAGGGATTCCCGAGGATTCCAGGGGGGATCCCAGGGGGGATTCCCGAGGATTCCCAGAGGGATCCCAGGGGGGATTCCCAAAGATTCCAGGGGGGATCCAAGGGGAGATTCCCCAGGATTCCAGGAGGGATCCCAGGGGGGATTCCCAAGGATTCCAGGGGGGATCCAAGGGGAGATCCTGAGGATCCCAGCTGGGATTCAAGGGGAGATTCCAGCCAGGATTCCTGAGGATCCAGGGAAGGATTCCTGGGGATTTCAGGGAGGATTCCAGCCAGGATTCCAGCTGGGATTCCTGGGGATTCCAGCCGGGATCCCAGGAGGGATTCAAGGGGAGATTCCCAAGGATTCCAGCTGGGATTCCTGAGGATTCCCGGGGATTTCAGGGGGGATTCCAAGAGGGATTTCGGGAGAGATCCTGAAGATTCCAGCTGGGATTCCTGAGGACTCCAGGGGGGATTCCCAGCCAGGATTCCAGGAGAGATTCCCAAGGATCCTGGGCgggaattccagctgggattccGAGGACTCGAGGAGGAATTCCCAGATTCCCAGGAGGGATTAAAGGGGAGATTCCTGAAGATCCTGGGAGGGACTCCAGAAGGGATTCCAGCCGGGGTTCCTGAGGGTTTCAGGAGGGATTCCAGCCGGGGTTCCGAGGGTCCCGGGGTCGTTCCCGGGGCTCAGGTCCCAGCTGCGCCGTCCTGCCCGTGCAGCTCCGAGAAGAGCGCGGGGAGCCAGAACTGCGGCTCGGCCGGAGCCTGCGCGTCCAGCCAGGCCATGCCCTCCTTCAGCAGGTGATCCTGCAggaaaaacgggggaaaaaacgggattgggaatgggaataatggCATTGGGAGCCAGCCAGGCCGTGCCCTCCTTCAGCAGGTGATCCTGGAGtgggaaaaacgggaaaaatggggaaaaaatgggattgggaatgggaataatggCATTGGGAGCCAGGCAGGCCGTGCCCTCCTTCAGCAGGTGATCCTGGAgtgagaaatgggaaaaaatggggaaaaattgggaaaaacgggattgggaatgggactgggagcCAGCCAGGCCGTGCCCTCCTTCAGCAGGTGATCCTGcagggaaaaacggggaaaaatggggaaaaaacgggattgggaatgg contains:
- the UBE2Z gene encoding ubiquitin-conjugating enzyme E2 Z, encoding MAESPAAEDAAPAPAAVLAAGGGGGGGSPSAAGSAGAPGVFIPAELWAAAGFGAAAAPGTGVAPGSGGAPMAAAAAGAALLTHSAFWDPTVSGDWDSERPSPACLLRIKRDIMSIYKEPPPGMFVVPDPHDMTKIHALITGPFDTPYEGGFFLFLFRCPPDYPIHPPRVKLMTTGNNTVRFNPNFYRNGKVCLSILGTWTGPAWSPAQSISSVLISIQSLMTENPYHNEPGFEQERHPGDSKNYNECIRHETIRVAVCDMLEGKCPCPEPLRGVMEKSFMEYLDFYEGVCKERLHLQGQTMQDPFGEKRGHFDYQALLGRLQALRARLQERQQQQDSADMDSESSSSEAEPEPPGCPRA